In Eriocheir sinensis breed Jianghai 21 chromosome 17, ASM2467909v1, whole genome shotgun sequence, one genomic interval encodes:
- the LOC126999720 gene encoding cathepsin L-like isoform X50: MKVLVALCAVASCLASAQLLRADKMGLKYNPETKHYEKALLGQDGHDQQPHAQALLGQDGHDQQPHAEALLGQDNHDQLPHGRAQLGGDGHDQQPHGQHILGQDGHDQKPHGQRVLGQDGHDQRPHGQRVFGQDGHDQRPHGKRLLGQDGHGQRRLGQDGHDQRPHGQHLLGQDGHDQRSHKQKPRKHNKHKARKILGQDNHDRRAHKTQLLGLGSHDYKKHGKKTIGGGSHDLGHMGMFKTFMKQHSKTYKNKAEFKKRFKIFHQNMKKAHILQQNERGTAKYGPTKFADLTEREFRRMLGFHPHMKPATSSMERAAIPDVEVPVSFDWREHGVVTPIKNQGMCGSCWAFSTTGNVEGQWALKHKQLYSLSEQELVDCDTEDEGCNGGLPENAYDAIAKLGGLEVEDDYPYEGDDETCHFNRSLAKVTVNGSVELPADEVAIAKWLTQNGPISIGINANALQFYVGGVSHPLKFLCNPKSLDHGMLIVGYGIHTTKYLHRKQPFWIVKNSWGEDWGEQGYYRVYRGDGTCGVDQMATSAIVP; the protein is encoded by the exons ATGAAGGTCCTGGTGGCCCTGTGTGCTGTGGCGTCCTGTCTGGCCTCGGCACAGCTGCTGAGGGCTGACAAAATG GGGCTGAAGTACAATCCTGAAACCAAACATTATGAGAAG GCTCTTCTGGGCCAGGACGGACATGACCAGCAGCCTCATGCACAG GCTCTTCTGGGTCAGGATGGGCATGATCAGCAGCCTCATGCAGAG GCTCTTCTTGGACAGGACAACCATGACCAGCTCCCCCATGGAAGG GCTCAGCTGGGCGGGGACGGGCATGACCAGCAGCCTCATGGACAG CACATCCTTGGGCAGGACGGCCATGACCAGAAGCCTCATGGGCAG CGAGTTCTTGGCCAGGATGGACATGACCAGCGGCCTCACGGGCAG CGAGTTTTTGGCCAGGATGGACATGACCAGAGGCCCCACGGAAAG CGACTCCTTGGACAGGATGGACATGGGCAG CGACGTCTTGGGCAGGACGGGCATGACCAGCGACCTCACGGGCAG CACCTTCTCGGCCAGGACGGACATGACCAGCGATCTCACAAGCAG AAGCCTCGCAAACATAACAAGCACAAGGCCAGAAAG ATTCTGGGGCAAGACAACCATGACCGCAGAGCACACAAGACG caaCTCCTTGGCCTGGGCTCTCATGACTACAAGAAACATGGCAAG AAAACCATTGGAGGGGGCAGCCACGACCTTGGCCACATGGGGATGTTCAAGACCTTCATGAAGCAGCACAGCAAGACCTACAAGAATAAGGCTGAGTTCAAGAAGAGGTTCAAGATCTTCCACCAGAACATGAAGAAGGCACACATCCTGCAGCAGAACGAGCGAGGCACTGCCAAGTACGGCCCGACCAAGTTTGCTGATCTCACTG AGCGCGAGTTCCGTCGGATGCTGGGCTTCCACCCCCACATGAAGCCTGCCACCTCCTCCATGGAGCGCGCTGCCATCCCAGACGTTGAGGTCCCTGTAAGCTTTGACTGGAGGGAGCATGGAGTTGTCACGCCCATCAAGAACCAG GGTATGTGTGGCTCCTGTTGGGCCTTCTCCACCACCGGCAATGTTGAAGGCCAGTGGGCACTCAAACACAAGCAACTTTATTCCCTCTCTGaacaag AGCTGGTTGACTGTGACACAGAGGATGAGGGTTGCAATGGTGGCCTGCCAGAGAATGCCTATGATGCCATCGCCAAGCTGGGTGGCCTAGAAGTAGAGGACGATTACCCTTACGAGGGCGATGATGAAACCTGCCACTTCAACAGATCCCTT GCCAAGGTGACGGTGAATGGGTCTGTGGAGCTGCCAGCAGATGAGGTGGCCATCGCCAAGTGGCTCACCCAGAATGGTCCCATCTCCATCGGCATCAATGCCAACGCCCTTCAG TTTTACGTTGGAGGAGTGTCTCACCCGCTGAAGTTCCTGTGTAACCCCAAAAGCCTTGACCACGGCATGCTGATCGTCGGCTATGGCATCCACA cCACCAAATACCTGCACAGAAAGCAACCCTTCTGGATTGTCAAGAACTCATGGGGGGAGGACTGGGGGGAGCAG GGCTACTACCGTGTGTATCGTGGAGACGGGACATGCGGCGTCGACCAAATGGCTACCAGTGCCATTGTGCCCTAA
- the LOC126999720 gene encoding putative cysteine proteinase CG12163 isoform X19: protein MKVLVALCAVASCLASAQLLRADKMGLKYNPETKHYEKALLGQDGHDQQPHAQALLGQDGHDQQPHAEALLGQDNHDQLPHGRAQLGGDGHDQQPHGQHILGQDGHDQKPHGQRVLGQDGHDQRPHGQQILGQDGHDQRPHGKQLLGQDGHGQRRLGQDGHDQRPHGQRLLGQDGHDQQPHMQRVLGQDGHDQQPHGQRVLGQDGHDQRPHGQRVFGQDGHDQRPHGKRLLGQDGHGQRRLGQDGHDQRPHGQHLLGQDGHDQRSHKQKPRKHNKHKARKILGQDNHDRRAHKTQLLGLGSHDYKKHGKKTIGGGSHDLGHMGMFKTFMKQHSKTYKNKAEFKKRFKIFHQNMKKAHILQQNERGTAKYGPTKFADLTEREFRRMLGFHPHMKPATSSMERAAIPDVEVPVSFDWREHGVVTPIKNQGMCGSCWAFSTTGNVEGQWALKHKQLYSLSEQELVDCDTEDEGCNGGLPENAYDAIAKLGGLEVEDDYPYEGDDETCHFNRSLAKVTVNGSVELPADEVAIAKWLTQNGPISIGINANALQFYVGGVSHPLKFLCNPKSLDHGMLIVGYGIHTTKYLHRKQPFWIVKNSWGEDWGEQGYYRVYRGDGTCGVDQMATSAIVP, encoded by the exons ATGAAGGTCCTGGTGGCCCTGTGTGCTGTGGCGTCCTGTCTGGCCTCGGCACAGCTGCTGAGGGCTGACAAAATG GGGCTGAAGTACAATCCTGAAACCAAACATTATGAGAAG GCTCTTCTGGGCCAGGACGGACATGACCAGCAGCCTCATGCACAG GCTCTTCTGGGTCAGGATGGGCATGATCAGCAGCCTCATGCAGAG GCTCTTCTTGGACAGGACAACCATGACCAGCTCCCCCATGGAAGG GCTCAGCTGGGCGGGGACGGGCATGACCAGCAGCCTCATGGACAG CACATCCTTGGGCAGGACGGCCATGACCAGAAGCCTCATGGGCAG CGAGTTCTTGGCCAGGATGGACATGACCAGCGACCCCACGGGCAG CAAATTCTTGGCCAGGATGGACATGACCAGCGACCCCACGGAAAG CAACTTCTTGGCCAGGATGGACATGGACAG CGACGCCTTGGGCAGGACGGGCATGACCAGCGGCCCCATGGACAG CGACTCCTTGGCCAGGATGGACATGACCAGCAGCCTCACATGCAG CGAGTTCTTGGCCAGGATGGACATGACCAGCAGCCTCACGGGCAG CGAGTTCTTGGCCAGGATGGACATGACCAGCGGCCTCACGGGCAG CGAGTTTTTGGCCAGGATGGACATGACCAGAGGCCCCACGGAAAG CGACTCCTTGGACAGGATGGACATGGGCAG CGACGTCTTGGGCAGGACGGGCATGACCAGCGACCTCACGGGCAG CACCTTCTCGGCCAGGACGGACATGACCAGCGATCTCACAAGCAG AAGCCTCGCAAACATAACAAGCACAAGGCCAGAAAG ATTCTGGGGCAAGACAACCATGACCGCAGAGCACACAAGACG caaCTCCTTGGCCTGGGCTCTCATGACTACAAGAAACATGGCAAG AAAACCATTGGAGGGGGCAGCCACGACCTTGGCCACATGGGGATGTTCAAGACCTTCATGAAGCAGCACAGCAAGACCTACAAGAATAAGGCTGAGTTCAAGAAGAGGTTCAAGATCTTCCACCAGAACATGAAGAAGGCACACATCCTGCAGCAGAACGAGCGAGGCACTGCCAAGTACGGCCCGACCAAGTTTGCTGATCTCACTG AGCGCGAGTTCCGTCGGATGCTGGGCTTCCACCCCCACATGAAGCCTGCCACCTCCTCCATGGAGCGCGCTGCCATCCCAGACGTTGAGGTCCCTGTAAGCTTTGACTGGAGGGAGCATGGAGTTGTCACGCCCATCAAGAACCAG GGTATGTGTGGCTCCTGTTGGGCCTTCTCCACCACCGGCAATGTTGAAGGCCAGTGGGCACTCAAACACAAGCAACTTTATTCCCTCTCTGaacaag AGCTGGTTGACTGTGACACAGAGGATGAGGGTTGCAATGGTGGCCTGCCAGAGAATGCCTATGATGCCATCGCCAAGCTGGGTGGCCTAGAAGTAGAGGACGATTACCCTTACGAGGGCGATGATGAAACCTGCCACTTCAACAGATCCCTT GCCAAGGTGACGGTGAATGGGTCTGTGGAGCTGCCAGCAGATGAGGTGGCCATCGCCAAGTGGCTCACCCAGAATGGTCCCATCTCCATCGGCATCAATGCCAACGCCCTTCAG TTTTACGTTGGAGGAGTGTCTCACCCGCTGAAGTTCCTGTGTAACCCCAAAAGCCTTGACCACGGCATGCTGATCGTCGGCTATGGCATCCACA cCACCAAATACCTGCACAGAAAGCAACCCTTCTGGATTGTCAAGAACTCATGGGGGGAGGACTGGGGGGAGCAG GGCTACTACCGTGTGTATCGTGGAGACGGGACATGCGGCGTCGACCAAATGGCTACCAGTGCCATTGTGCCCTAA
- the LOC126999720 gene encoding putative cysteine proteinase CG12163 isoform X47: MKVLVALCAVASCLASAQLLRADKMGLKYNPETKHYEKALLGQDGHDQQPHAQALLGQDGHDQQPHAEALLGQDNHDQLPHGRHILGQDGHDQKPHGQRVLGQDGHDQRPHGQQLLGQDGHDQRPHGQQLLGQDGHGQRRLGQDGHDQRPHGQRLLGQDGHDQQPHMQRVLGQDGHDQQPHGQRVLGQDGHDQRPHGQRVFGQDGHDQRPHGKRLLGQDGHGQRRLGQDGHDQRPHGQHLLGQDGHDQRSHKQKPRKHNKHKARKILGQDNHDRRAHKTQLLGLGSHDYKKHGKKTIGGGSHDLGHMGMFKTFMKQHSKTYKNKAEFKKRFKIFHQNMKKAHILQQNERGTAKYGPTKFADLTEREFRRMLGFHPHMKPATSSMERAAIPDVEVPVSFDWREHGVVTPIKNQGMCGSCWAFSTTGNVEGQWALKHKQLYSLSEQELVDCDTEDEGCNGGLPENAYDAIAKLGGLEVEDDYPYEGDDETCHFNRSLAKVTVNGSVELPADEVAIAKWLTQNGPISIGINANALQFYVGGVSHPLKFLCNPKSLDHGMLIVGYGIHTTKYLHRKQPFWIVKNSWGEDWGEQGYYRVYRGDGTCGVDQMATSAIVP, from the exons ATGAAGGTCCTGGTGGCCCTGTGTGCTGTGGCGTCCTGTCTGGCCTCGGCACAGCTGCTGAGGGCTGACAAAATG GGGCTGAAGTACAATCCTGAAACCAAACATTATGAGAAG GCTCTTCTGGGCCAGGACGGACATGACCAGCAGCCTCATGCACAG GCTCTTCTGGGTCAGGATGGGCATGATCAGCAGCCTCATGCAGAG GCTCTTCTTGGACAGGACAACCATGACCAGCTCCCCCATGGAAGG CACATCCTTGGGCAGGACGGCCATGACCAGAAGCCTCATGGGCAG CGAGTTCTTGGCCAGGATGGACATGACCAGCGACCCCACGGGCAG CAACTTCTTGGCCAGGATGGACATGACCAGCGACCCCACGGACAG CAACTTCTTGGCCAGGATGGACATGGACAG CGACGCCTTGGGCAGGACGGGCATGACCAGCGGCCCCATGGACAG CGACTCCTTGGCCAGGATGGACATGACCAGCAGCCTCACATGCAG CGAGTTCTTGGCCAGGATGGACATGACCAGCAGCCTCACGGGCAG CGAGTTCTTGGCCAGGATGGACATGACCAGCGGCCTCACGGGCAG CGAGTTTTTGGCCAGGATGGACATGACCAGAGGCCCCACGGAAAG CGACTCCTTGGACAGGATGGACATGGGCAG CGACGTCTTGGGCAGGACGGGCATGACCAGCGACCTCACGGGCAG CACCTTCTCGGCCAGGACGGACATGACCAGCGATCTCACAAGCAG AAGCCTCGCAAACATAACAAGCACAAGGCCAGAAAG ATTCTGGGGCAAGACAACCATGACCGCAGAGCACACAAGACG caaCTCCTTGGCCTGGGCTCTCATGACTACAAGAAACATGGCAAG AAAACCATTGGAGGGGGCAGCCACGACCTTGGCCACATGGGGATGTTCAAGACCTTCATGAAGCAGCACAGCAAGACCTACAAGAATAAGGCTGAGTTCAAGAAGAGGTTCAAGATCTTCCACCAGAACATGAAGAAGGCACACATCCTGCAGCAGAACGAGCGAGGCACTGCCAAGTACGGCCCGACCAAGTTTGCTGATCTCACTG AGCGCGAGTTCCGTCGGATGCTGGGCTTCCACCCCCACATGAAGCCTGCCACCTCCTCCATGGAGCGCGCTGCCATCCCAGACGTTGAGGTCCCTGTAAGCTTTGACTGGAGGGAGCATGGAGTTGTCACGCCCATCAAGAACCAG GGTATGTGTGGCTCCTGTTGGGCCTTCTCCACCACCGGCAATGTTGAAGGCCAGTGGGCACTCAAACACAAGCAACTTTATTCCCTCTCTGaacaag AGCTGGTTGACTGTGACACAGAGGATGAGGGTTGCAATGGTGGCCTGCCAGAGAATGCCTATGATGCCATCGCCAAGCTGGGTGGCCTAGAAGTAGAGGACGATTACCCTTACGAGGGCGATGATGAAACCTGCCACTTCAACAGATCCCTT GCCAAGGTGACGGTGAATGGGTCTGTGGAGCTGCCAGCAGATGAGGTGGCCATCGCCAAGTGGCTCACCCAGAATGGTCCCATCTCCATCGGCATCAATGCCAACGCCCTTCAG TTTTACGTTGGAGGAGTGTCTCACCCGCTGAAGTTCCTGTGTAACCCCAAAAGCCTTGACCACGGCATGCTGATCGTCGGCTATGGCATCCACA cCACCAAATACCTGCACAGAAAGCAACCCTTCTGGATTGTCAAGAACTCATGGGGGGAGGACTGGGGGGAGCAG GGCTACTACCGTGTGTATCGTGGAGACGGGACATGCGGCGTCGACCAAATGGCTACCAGTGCCATTGTGCCCTAA
- the LOC126999720 gene encoding putative cysteine proteinase CG12163 isoform X33, whose amino-acid sequence MKVLVALCAVASCLASAQLLRADKMGLKYNPETKHYEKALLGQDGHDQQPHAQALLGQDGHDQQPHAEALLGQDNHDQLPHGRHILGQDGHDQKPHGQRVLGQDGHDQRPHGQQLLGQDGHDQRPHGKQLLGQDGHDQRPHGQQLLGQDGHGQRRLGQDGHDQRPHGQRLLGQDGHDQQPHMQRVLGQDGHDQQPHGQRVLGQDGHDQRPHGQRVFGQDGHDQRPHGKRLLGQDGHGQRRLGQDGHDQRPHGQHLLGQDGHDQRSHKQKPRKHNKHKARKILGQDNHDRRAHKTQLLGLGSHDYKKHGKKTIGGGSHDLGHMGMFKTFMKQHSKTYKNKAEFKKRFKIFHQNMKKAHILQQNERGTAKYGPTKFADLTEREFRRMLGFHPHMKPATSSMERAAIPDVEVPVSFDWREHGVVTPIKNQGMCGSCWAFSTTGNVEGQWALKHKQLYSLSEQELVDCDTEDEGCNGGLPENAYDAIAKLGGLEVEDDYPYEGDDETCHFNRSLAKVTVNGSVELPADEVAIAKWLTQNGPISIGINANALQFYVGGVSHPLKFLCNPKSLDHGMLIVGYGIHTTKYLHRKQPFWIVKNSWGEDWGEQGYYRVYRGDGTCGVDQMATSAIVP is encoded by the exons ATGAAGGTCCTGGTGGCCCTGTGTGCTGTGGCGTCCTGTCTGGCCTCGGCACAGCTGCTGAGGGCTGACAAAATG GGGCTGAAGTACAATCCTGAAACCAAACATTATGAGAAG GCTCTTCTGGGCCAGGACGGACATGACCAGCAGCCTCATGCACAG GCTCTTCTGGGTCAGGATGGGCATGATCAGCAGCCTCATGCAGAG GCTCTTCTTGGACAGGACAACCATGACCAGCTCCCCCATGGAAGG CACATCCTTGGGCAGGACGGCCATGACCAGAAGCCTCATGGGCAG CGAGTTCTTGGCCAGGATGGACATGACCAGCGACCCCACGGGCAG CAACTTCTTGGCCAGGATGGACATGACCAGCGACCCCACGGAAAG CAACTTCTTGGCCAGGATGGACATGACCAGCGACCCCACGGACAG CAACTTCTTGGCCAGGATGGACATGGACAG CGACGCCTTGGGCAGGACGGGCATGACCAGCGGCCCCATGGACAG CGACTCCTTGGCCAGGATGGACATGACCAGCAGCCTCACATGCAG CGAGTTCTTGGCCAGGATGGACATGACCAGCAGCCTCACGGGCAG CGAGTTCTTGGCCAGGATGGACATGACCAGCGGCCTCACGGGCAG CGAGTTTTTGGCCAGGATGGACATGACCAGAGGCCCCACGGAAAG CGACTCCTTGGACAGGATGGACATGGGCAG CGACGTCTTGGGCAGGACGGGCATGACCAGCGACCTCACGGGCAG CACCTTCTCGGCCAGGACGGACATGACCAGCGATCTCACAAGCAG AAGCCTCGCAAACATAACAAGCACAAGGCCAGAAAG ATTCTGGGGCAAGACAACCATGACCGCAGAGCACACAAGACG caaCTCCTTGGCCTGGGCTCTCATGACTACAAGAAACATGGCAAG AAAACCATTGGAGGGGGCAGCCACGACCTTGGCCACATGGGGATGTTCAAGACCTTCATGAAGCAGCACAGCAAGACCTACAAGAATAAGGCTGAGTTCAAGAAGAGGTTCAAGATCTTCCACCAGAACATGAAGAAGGCACACATCCTGCAGCAGAACGAGCGAGGCACTGCCAAGTACGGCCCGACCAAGTTTGCTGATCTCACTG AGCGCGAGTTCCGTCGGATGCTGGGCTTCCACCCCCACATGAAGCCTGCCACCTCCTCCATGGAGCGCGCTGCCATCCCAGACGTTGAGGTCCCTGTAAGCTTTGACTGGAGGGAGCATGGAGTTGTCACGCCCATCAAGAACCAG GGTATGTGTGGCTCCTGTTGGGCCTTCTCCACCACCGGCAATGTTGAAGGCCAGTGGGCACTCAAACACAAGCAACTTTATTCCCTCTCTGaacaag AGCTGGTTGACTGTGACACAGAGGATGAGGGTTGCAATGGTGGCCTGCCAGAGAATGCCTATGATGCCATCGCCAAGCTGGGTGGCCTAGAAGTAGAGGACGATTACCCTTACGAGGGCGATGATGAAACCTGCCACTTCAACAGATCCCTT GCCAAGGTGACGGTGAATGGGTCTGTGGAGCTGCCAGCAGATGAGGTGGCCATCGCCAAGTGGCTCACCCAGAATGGTCCCATCTCCATCGGCATCAATGCCAACGCCCTTCAG TTTTACGTTGGAGGAGTGTCTCACCCGCTGAAGTTCCTGTGTAACCCCAAAAGCCTTGACCACGGCATGCTGATCGTCGGCTATGGCATCCACA cCACCAAATACCTGCACAGAAAGCAACCCTTCTGGATTGTCAAGAACTCATGGGGGGAGGACTGGGGGGAGCAG GGCTACTACCGTGTGTATCGTGGAGACGGGACATGCGGCGTCGACCAAATGGCTACCAGTGCCATTGTGCCCTAA
- the LOC126999720 gene encoding putative cysteine proteinase CG12163 isoform X16, whose product MKVLVALCAVASCLASAQLLRADKMALLGQDGHDQQPHAQALLGQDGHDQQPHAEALLGQDNHDQLPHGRAQLGGDGHDQQPHGQHILGQDGHDQKPHGQRVLGQDGHDQRPHGQQLLGQDGHDQRPHGKQLLGQDGHDQRPHGQQLLGQDGHGQRRLGQDGHDQRPHGQRLLGQDGHDQQPHMQRVLGQDGHDQQPHGQRVLGQDGHDQRPHGQRVFGQDGHDQRPHGKRLLGQDGHGQRRLGQDGHDQRPHGQHLLGQDGHDQRSHKQKPRKHNKHKARKILGQDNHDRRAHKTQLLGLGSHDYKKHGKKTIGGGSHDLGHMGMFKTFMKQHSKTYKNKAEFKKRFKIFHQNMKKAHILQQNERGTAKYGPTKFADLTEREFRRMLGFHPHMKPATSSMERAAIPDVEVPVSFDWREHGVVTPIKNQGMCGSCWAFSTTGNVEGQWALKHKQLYSLSEQELVDCDTEDEGCNGGLPENAYDAIAKLGGLEVEDDYPYEGDDETCHFNRSLAKVTVNGSVELPADEVAIAKWLTQNGPISIGINANALQFYVGGVSHPLKFLCNPKSLDHGMLIVGYGIHTTKYLHRKQPFWIVKNSWGEDWGEQGYYRVYRGDGTCGVDQMATSAIVP is encoded by the exons ATGAAGGTCCTGGTGGCCCTGTGTGCTGTGGCGTCCTGTCTGGCCTCGGCACAGCTGCTGAGGGCTGACAAAATG GCTCTTCTGGGCCAGGACGGACATGACCAGCAGCCTCATGCACAG GCTCTTCTGGGTCAGGATGGGCATGATCAGCAGCCTCATGCAGAG GCTCTTCTTGGACAGGACAACCATGACCAGCTCCCCCATGGAAGG GCTCAGCTGGGCGGGGACGGGCATGACCAGCAGCCTCATGGACAG CACATCCTTGGGCAGGACGGCCATGACCAGAAGCCTCATGGGCAG CGAGTTCTTGGCCAGGATGGACATGACCAGCGACCCCACGGGCAG CAACTTCTTGGCCAGGATGGACATGACCAGCGACCCCACGGAAAG CAACTTCTTGGCCAGGATGGACATGACCAGCGACCCCACGGACAG CAACTTCTTGGCCAGGATGGACATGGACAG CGACGCCTTGGGCAGGACGGGCATGACCAGCGGCCCCATGGACAG CGACTCCTTGGCCAGGATGGACATGACCAGCAGCCTCACATGCAG CGAGTTCTTGGCCAGGATGGACATGACCAGCAGCCTCACGGGCAG CGAGTTCTTGGCCAGGATGGACATGACCAGCGGCCTCACGGGCAG CGAGTTTTTGGCCAGGATGGACATGACCAGAGGCCCCACGGAAAG CGACTCCTTGGACAGGATGGACATGGGCAG CGACGTCTTGGGCAGGACGGGCATGACCAGCGACCTCACGGGCAG CACCTTCTCGGCCAGGACGGACATGACCAGCGATCTCACAAGCAG AAGCCTCGCAAACATAACAAGCACAAGGCCAGAAAG ATTCTGGGGCAAGACAACCATGACCGCAGAGCACACAAGACG caaCTCCTTGGCCTGGGCTCTCATGACTACAAGAAACATGGCAAG AAAACCATTGGAGGGGGCAGCCACGACCTTGGCCACATGGGGATGTTCAAGACCTTCATGAAGCAGCACAGCAAGACCTACAAGAATAAGGCTGAGTTCAAGAAGAGGTTCAAGATCTTCCACCAGAACATGAAGAAGGCACACATCCTGCAGCAGAACGAGCGAGGCACTGCCAAGTACGGCCCGACCAAGTTTGCTGATCTCACTG AGCGCGAGTTCCGTCGGATGCTGGGCTTCCACCCCCACATGAAGCCTGCCACCTCCTCCATGGAGCGCGCTGCCATCCCAGACGTTGAGGTCCCTGTAAGCTTTGACTGGAGGGAGCATGGAGTTGTCACGCCCATCAAGAACCAG GGTATGTGTGGCTCCTGTTGGGCCTTCTCCACCACCGGCAATGTTGAAGGCCAGTGGGCACTCAAACACAAGCAACTTTATTCCCTCTCTGaacaag AGCTGGTTGACTGTGACACAGAGGATGAGGGTTGCAATGGTGGCCTGCCAGAGAATGCCTATGATGCCATCGCCAAGCTGGGTGGCCTAGAAGTAGAGGACGATTACCCTTACGAGGGCGATGATGAAACCTGCCACTTCAACAGATCCCTT GCCAAGGTGACGGTGAATGGGTCTGTGGAGCTGCCAGCAGATGAGGTGGCCATCGCCAAGTGGCTCACCCAGAATGGTCCCATCTCCATCGGCATCAATGCCAACGCCCTTCAG TTTTACGTTGGAGGAGTGTCTCACCCGCTGAAGTTCCTGTGTAACCCCAAAAGCCTTGACCACGGCATGCTGATCGTCGGCTATGGCATCCACA cCACCAAATACCTGCACAGAAAGCAACCCTTCTGGATTGTCAAGAACTCATGGGGGGAGGACTGGGGGGAGCAG GGCTACTACCGTGTGTATCGTGGAGACGGGACATGCGGCGTCGACCAAATGGCTACCAGTGCCATTGTGCCCTAA